CGTACAGCTACGGATGTgatttgtcaggggcttccccaaggTGCAGATCAAAGTTAGACATCAGATTATTCAAATGACAGCAGTaaaacatgtctctgatgagattACAGGTAGAGACCCTTATCCAGAGTGTCCAAGACCACCCAGTCATATGGGAAAAGCGAAGGGAGGACTATAAGGACAAGATCCTAAAGGAGCAGGCGGGGACGGAGGTGGTGGTGGTAAGCAGCGTCATAAAAGCAGCAGAGAAATAATAGGAAGTTGTCCCCACCGGACAAAatgtccccccttgtaaatatgtatagtttttaaaatactaaaattatttttctatcttCTTTTCACAGCCAACGATGCAAAATCGCGGTGGAACACCTGCCGCGACCAGTACAGTTGAGAACTAATGGCGAAGGGCCGGAGCGACGATGGGCGATCATAGAAGAAGTCCTACATGTACACTCAACATCTCCGGTTCCTAAATGATGTGATGGAGATTGAGCCGTAAGTATATcactttgtcattttttttaaaaaattttcaaCCGTTTGCAATGTCCCCCAGATACCTGTGGGACATAGTATACCTTCATCCGTCACAAAATGTGATGTTGCTAGGCCTAATTTGGACACATCGGGCTATGCCACGTCCCCAACATAGCTGTGGGACATAGCATACCTCCATCAGTCACACAATGTGATGCTGCTAGGTGTGTTGCTAGTgttatttatctttattttgGGAGTACTTATttcttttttgaatttttttttattttaaatttatgtttaCAATCATAGATCACGCAATAGTCTGCAGGATGAATACTTGGATAAAACAACTATTGAGTCACCATCTGCAGGAACGTCCGAGCCAGCCCCACAGCCTCTTGTAGTGGAGCCAGCAGGCCAAAAAGACCCTGTGGAGATCCCAACACCCAGAACAAGAGGGCGCAAAAAAAGACTCCAGCAGGAAGATACAGGTGCAATGATTGATGCCCAGGTGCTGGCCCATCTGATCCAATGGAATGAGCAGACGGTTGAGGACATTTTTGGGAAGACAGTCGCCATGCATTTGTGGCAAGTGTACTGCGAAAGGCAACTCAGGTGCGAGATGGAGATTTTAGAGGTCCTTGATGTGATGGTCTCCAATCTTGCTTCGGTGGAACTCTGCAATGCCATAGGGCAGGCTTGGTGTGCAAGCATCCCTTATTGCAACGCCGCCACCACCACCAACAACATTGACCTCACAATACAGGGGTTATCACCCTTCCCAGCCACTCTTCTCCCAGGACAGGATAGGGCCATGTTTCATGTCCCCAGCCAGTACTTCGGTGGCCACTACACCTACTCTCAGCCAAGGGCAGGGTGAGGGTACATCTAGGTGTCAATGTTCCTGGAGCCATCTCGCATGAATTTattgattttgtaattttttaattttttttatttatttgtttttatgtctaGGGTATCTGTAAGTAATGATTAGGCACATTAACTCTATGTGGAATATATGGGTATGTGTACTTTATGCGGAATTTATGTAGACATGAAAAGCACACTAcacagtacattttttttattaacaccagTCATTttatgcgtgaattttatttaCAGTTTTTCTGATCATCTCTTCTTGTTTTGCTCAATTTTTATAAAGTCTTCTTGCATTTTTTATTAAGTTCCAAATTTCAGTATTAATAAAGTTCTCATATCACATATGCAGTGAGGTATTGGTATATATTTCTGCACACAATACACGATTTCTGCACACAATACCTTTAGCAGTTTAAAAATATTAAACAAaaagttgaaataaaaaaaaaaaaagatatttgaacAGAACTACATAAGCtcacaacccacgtcaagggtcctcaatcTCTTGTGAGTCTCTAACTAATAACTAAAACCAGGAACAACTAATTCGATAACATAATAAACTGTCCAGAACTAACACAGGAATGACAACTGTCCATATCCAAATATTTATCAATTTGTATTGCATCCATCTGCCAAGGAACCACCCCAGCAGAGGACACAATGTAGTCTGCATGCAATTCCTGAGTCAACATTCCAGCTGCTCCAGGTCTTCCAAGCATTTCCCCTAAACTAAAAACATCACCAGTCATGTGTCATAGGTCATGTGTGCTTTTCTGTCAAGTTCCGAAATCCGATTCATGGAAAGCTGTTTATCAACCATTATAGCTCCCATAGAGGCTGCAATTCAGGTTTCCTAAAGTCCTGATtgtcaaatctgcctagttatgcagtgaCACACCCCAAGTCTCAATAATCAGATTTGGAGTCGCTTTTGGACAAAATATAACTGGACTGTATTGGGTGCTCTTTTTGAGGTTGCTTCCATTGTATCTAACTGCAAAGCAAAACATTTTAGAGGGGGTGGGGTAGTGGATACGAGCATTTTGCATACAATCGTACACACTGCCTTGAATAATATGATCAATGTCAGCAGGTTTGAATTACTCATTGTAAATGGCTTTTCTCACAATGGATGTCAAATTTGCTGACCTGCAGATGAGGAAGAGTTGGGCTCGTAGTGTTGAAAAGAGAGAAAACTAGTACAAAGATACAACTCAGCGATCGATGTGCCCTTATGATACACATTGAACTAGCAGGGTCTTTAAATGACACATAAATTGTAGATTGTGttaccgtatatatactatagttAAATTATTTTCTAGTGGCGCATTTAGACACTAATTGCATAATTCCTCTGTGCCTTTAGGCTGATCGGACTATATTTAATCAGAATTCAATGTGAATATTACTATATCAAGCATCCCGGCATTTTAATTCCCCTTAGAAATCTAGGTATAAGAATTTAATCACACAACCTGGAAATCCATTAGTTTtagtaggaaaaaaaatctgctcaaTCTAATTCTGATGAAAAACCCAACAAATATGAGACGACCCTACACTgctaaatgaaaacataaaacgTGACAGAGTCAACAGGAGCATTTCTTGTAAAATGTTTACCCCAATGTTTATTGAAAGTGCAATTTCCATTTAACAAATACAATTTGCATTTGAATGATGATAACAAGGGCAGTTCCAAACCGGGTTCTATGCCTTCCCATTCCCTGTGGTCCCTTGTAGTCTAGTCTAAGGATACATTTCATCTCATCACATTACCTTCTTAGACCCCATTCACAGGAGCATGAatcatgtccgtgtgctgtgcgttgaaacaacgcacagcacatggacccattgattttaatggggccgttcacacatgcatgatTTTTAACGCAGGgaaagtccgctgcgtgaaactcactgcatgtcctataaaggtgcgttatcacgcacctactcgcccattgaagtcaatgggtgcgtgaaaaccatgcaccgcacACGCGTGTGCGGTGTGTGATTAGCGCATCAATACAgttgaaaatgataaaaaaaaagatatgcccttcgcaaagcacactgatgcataacgcaagggtggatttacacgagcgtgtgcgtttttgcgcacgcaaaaaacgctgcgttttgcgtgcgcaaaaggcacttaacagctccgtgtgtaatcacataggatgtgcggctgcgtgattttcgcgcagcctccatcattgtgacactccatttggatgtttgtaaacagaaaagcacgtggtgcttttctgtttccaaatatacttttgactgctgttgcgcgaatatcgcgcgtcccacggaagtgcttccgtgtggtgcgcatgattttcacgcacccattgacttcaatgggtgcgtgatgcacgaaaaacgcacaaatataggacctgtcgtgagttttacgcagcagactcacgctgcgcaaaactcacggactgtctgcactgccccataaacTTGCATAGGTCCGAGCGACACGCCTGAAAAACACGtgggtggcacggacgtatatcgcgttcgtgtaaatccgcccttagagtGTTCCCTTAAAACAACGCAGCCAAAGAGTGCCGTCATGCAGTGAAGCTAAAGAGCGCCCCAAAGAATGCAGTGCCAGTAggtttcattttaaaaaaaatactcacctcCGAATTTCTCAATGCTGCCAAGAAGCAATGTGTGAGCAGTCAACAAGTAGTCACTCACATGTTAGCATTGGAGAAATGTATTTAGCAAGCATACAACCAAAAAAGGTGGCACTATCCATGTatgtaaggacgcagcctagtttaggcattaaaggaccagtgtcacggaaaaaatttttttagatcaatttgcttttattgttttattacaattttttttatttatttgtgtgtttgtgttttacttttttttattttttcactttttcttgtccatgggggctgccattttttttccatctctgtatgtgtcgattaacgacacatacagacatggaatacggcacataccgtcccatagtgaatgcgaacggggcccgttccatccactatgctgtacgccgtctgtgtgggaacggcgcatgcgcctctcccacacagtccaaattgaactgtgcgatgtccggcgccattttcttgtggaccggaagtcgcggccggacagtaagattactacttccggtcgcggcttccggacttgtgcacttggagcggaggtagcagacggagcgaacggaccggagggagcggcggcggcaggagcaggtaagttaggtctgtgtatgtacgtgttttactgtgtgtttactagtgtatgtaaacctactacactgtgtgttagctcaaaaaatggcgacacacagtgtaggaggtttgaccgttcaatcccctcgtttctcccggcactagccaggataaaggagggggggattctgagagctcactagagcgagtgaattttctcaaattttgcagcataaagcaatgtggttgctttaccacatgcaatgctgcaattttgggaattgctccatctagtgaccagcactgggaaatgttataaattagaatctaatttataatatttcctgactcgtgaaaaaattaaaaaaattagaacaatgtttaatcacctatacactaactgtttaacattccctttaaagggttattcccatcttcataaatATAGCTAGGAAGCTCACCCATCTAAAGTAAAGACATTTTCTAATTACCTTTCTGTAGCCCAGCGATATCGTTTTCTTGCTGTTGTTGATTGAAGTCcacgtcagtccctctttgtttgtagctcgttgtctagggatccggccaccactatttacctttagcggtggccgcgcatgcgcaatgacatcctctccgtcctcagtagaggatgtcatttatctcatgaacgcgcatctcggcacatctcggcgcatgcgcagtagatacagggcaaggcacccgtcgcgaggagaAGTCTGCGGTCCGCTGAAGGTACATGtacaactgtatatatatatatatatatatagcaacagaaagcagcagcactcactagaaacaaatgtataggtgccaagcaagtcgtccagATCCAAAGACAAAGCGGTATATAAAAGTAGAAATCGTgcagcatgtgtgtgtgtgtgtttgtttgtgtatgtgtgtgtttgtgtatatgtgtgtatatgtgtgtgtttgtatgtttatgtgtgtgtatatatgggtgtttgtgtatatgtgtgtgtgtttgtgtatatgtttgtgtgtgtgtatgtttttgtgtatgtgtgtgtgtgtgtatgtgtgtgtttgtgtatatgtgtgtgtttggctatgtgtgttttgtttgtatatgtgtgtttgtgtatatgtgtgtgtttgtttatatgtgtgtgtgtgtttgtgtatatatgggtgtgtttgtgtatatgtctgtgtgtttgtgtatatgtttatatgtgtgtttgtttgtgtgtgcgtgcatgtatatatgtgtgtaggtgagtataagtattggtattgttcacattgataacttctttttgatgttgttgcagattttgatgtaccgattggactacatctttgattctttggactactgcgtagaactACGTTTTCTCAAATTTTAGTAAAATTTTTAACGAGGGTTCTGTTGGGGATTTctaatttcaattaaaaaaaattgtatttgtgtttttttttaaactttattagtgcctagataacggcagttggctgattgacagcgtccattattaaggcggtactcagtgttagccggtgcagaggctagcactaaccagccattattaccccggtatccaccgccaccaggggtgccgggaagagcttggtacgatccagtacccgaccatctgttgtgatggtcgggcactggggcggccacaggctggcattatgaggctgggaagggccaaaaacagtggaccttcccacccttgtaatgctaggctgctgctgctgtgttgtatcgggctggttataaaaatgggggggacccccatgtcgtgttttttttaaatttaaccaaTTTAACAATAgaggttgggtcccccacatttttaataaccagccagatacaaggcAGcaccagcctggcattacacggatgggaagggccactggttttgtccattcccaggctaataacactgtgttgtatgtggctggttatgaaaaatggggtggaacataataataataatttgaaaaaatgacgtgggggtcccccccattttttataaccagccagaaacaacatagcagcagcagcctagcattacaagggtg
This genomic stretch from Rhinoderma darwinii isolate aRhiDar2 chromosome 4, aRhiDar2.hap1, whole genome shotgun sequence harbors:
- the LOC142761015 gene encoding uncharacterized protein LOC142761015, which codes for MYTQHLRFLNDVMEIEPSRNSLQDEYLDKTTIESPSAGTSEPAPQPLVVEPAGQKDPVEIPTPRTRGRKKRLQQEDTGAMIDAQVLAHLIQWNEQTVEDIFGKTVAMHLWQVYCERQLRCEMEILEVLDVMVSNLASVELCNAIGQAWCASIPYCNAATTTNNIDLTIQGLSPFPATLLPGQDRAMFHVPSQYFGGHYTYSQPRAG